A region from the Saccharomonospora azurea NA-128 genome encodes:
- a CDS encoding PucR family transcriptional regulator: MVLPGQLAQIMRPELESVADEIVAEIRALIPEYRRPLDGPYGKSIRAGVQHAVSLFLAQIADPTASKHHAHEVHRRLGQYEMREGRSLDTLQAAYRVGARVAWRRIMEVGRNGGFSSTVMSQLADTMLGFMDELASVALDGFLEAKAGSADALDTWRRRLLQLILERPAVPPEALDELAQLIGWATPRTATPVAVRPLLPIKGGYRPPLDADVLAELTGVEPRLLVPGTLTRERLAMLEQALPRCRFAVGPCVPLDAVADSLRWARKALGLVDEGVLPPRRVVWAQECLPVLMLHSDEALAAQLRARLLATLDGLTPRQRERVLETLRAWLDAQGHVLAMAEKLSVHPQTVRYRMRQLEAMFGERLHDPDARFELELALRTLPSAPWQHGAGLRRS, translated from the coding sequence ATGGTGCTTCCAGGACAACTCGCGCAGATCATGCGACCCGAGCTGGAGAGCGTGGCCGACGAGATCGTCGCCGAGATCCGCGCCCTCATCCCGGAGTACCGCAGGCCCCTCGACGGCCCGTACGGCAAGAGCATCAGGGCCGGAGTCCAGCACGCGGTGTCGCTGTTCCTCGCCCAGATCGCCGACCCGACGGCGTCGAAACACCACGCCCACGAGGTGCACCGCAGGCTCGGCCAGTACGAGATGCGCGAGGGTCGCAGCCTCGACACGTTGCAGGCCGCCTACCGCGTGGGAGCGCGGGTGGCGTGGCGGCGGATCATGGAGGTCGGGCGCAACGGCGGGTTCTCGTCGACGGTGATGTCGCAGCTGGCCGACACGATGCTCGGGTTCATGGACGAGCTGGCCTCGGTGGCGCTCGACGGGTTCCTCGAGGCGAAGGCCGGCTCCGCCGACGCGCTCGACACCTGGCGCCGGCGGCTGCTCCAGCTCATCCTCGAACGTCCCGCCGTGCCGCCGGAGGCGCTCGACGAACTCGCGCAGCTGATCGGGTGGGCCACACCCAGGACCGCCACGCCGGTGGCGGTGCGTCCACTGCTGCCGATCAAAGGCGGCTACCGGCCACCGCTCGACGCCGACGTCCTCGCCGAACTGACGGGCGTCGAACCGCGCCTGCTCGTGCCCGGCACCCTGACCCGCGAGCGGCTCGCCATGCTGGAACAGGCGTTGCCGAGGTGCCGGTTCGCGGTCGGGCCGTGCGTGCCGCTGGATGCCGTCGCCGACTCGCTGCGCTGGGCGCGCAAGGCCCTCGGGCTCGTCGACGAGGGTGTGCTCCCGCCGCGCAGGGTGGTGTGGGCGCAGGAGTGCCTGCCCGTGCTGATGCTGCATTCGGACGAGGCGTTGGCGGCGCAACTGCGGGCCAGGCTGCTCGCCACGCTCGACGGCCTCACTCCGAGGCAGCGGGAGCGGGTGCTGGAGACGTTGCGGGCCTGGCTGGACGCGCAGGGCCACGTGCTGGCCATGGCCGAGAAGCTGTCCGTGCATCCGCAGACGGTGCGGTATCGGATGCGGCAGCTGGAGGCGATGTTCGGCGAGCGGCTGCACGACCCGGACGCGCGGTTCGAGCTCGAACTGGCGCTGCGCACGCTGCCGTCGGCACCGTGGCAGCACGGCGCCGGTCTCCGCCGCTCCTGA
- a CDS encoding MlaE family ABC transporter permease, which yields MATDVDDAAGRSFPGAAALRQTGRLYALALDVLRSIPRRPFQFREFVQQFWFIASVSILPTALVAIPFGGVIALHVGSLTTQIGAQSFTGAASVLAIIQQASPIVTALLIAGAGGSAMCADLGSRTIREEIDAMEVLGVSPVQRLVVPRVLAAMAVAVFLNGMVSVVGVCGGYFFNVVMQDGTPGAYLASFSALAQLPDLWISEIKALIFGFVAGVVAAYRGLNPAPGPKGVGDAVNQSVVITFLLLFLVNFVLTTVYLQLVPPKGM from the coding sequence GTGGCCACCGACGTCGACGACGCGGCCGGGCGTTCGTTTCCCGGCGCTGCCGCGCTGAGGCAGACCGGCAGGCTGTACGCGTTGGCCCTCGATGTTCTGCGCTCCATTCCGCGCAGACCCTTCCAGTTCCGTGAATTCGTGCAGCAGTTCTGGTTCATCGCCAGTGTCTCGATCCTGCCCACCGCACTCGTCGCCATTCCGTTCGGCGGTGTCATCGCCCTGCACGTCGGGTCGCTGACCACGCAGATCGGCGCGCAGTCGTTCACGGGAGCGGCGAGCGTGCTCGCCATTATCCAGCAGGCCAGCCCGATCGTCACCGCGCTGCTCATCGCGGGCGCGGGCGGGTCGGCGATGTGTGCCGACCTGGGTTCGCGCACGATCCGCGAGGAGATCGATGCCATGGAGGTGCTCGGCGTCTCCCCGGTGCAACGACTCGTCGTGCCGCGGGTGCTCGCCGCCATGGCGGTGGCCGTGTTCCTGAACGGCATGGTGAGCGTCGTCGGGGTGTGTGGCGGCTACTTCTTCAACGTCGTCATGCAGGACGGCACACCCGGCGCCTACCTGGCGAGCTTCTCGGCGCTGGCGCAGCTTCCCGACCTGTGGATCAGCGAGATCAAGGCACTCATCTTCGGTTTCGTCGCCGGCGTCGTGGCCGCCTACCGCGGGCTCAACCCGGCGCCGGGGCCCAAGGGCGTGGGCGACGCGGTCAACCAGTCGGTGGTCATCACGTTCCTGCTGCTGTTCCTCGTGAACTTCGTGCTGACGACCGTCTACCTCCAACTCGTGCCGCCGAAGGGGATGTGA
- a CDS encoding MCE family protein: MRTTRLRKLGVRLTGVVFCLVLVLLVDLSVRIYDKEFTTSVSVTLQTDRVGNQLRQYSDVKARGVLVGEVRSITAVPDGAEIELALDPDTVSRLPKDVTALLVPKTLFGERYVQLSIPDDSTAAPLADGDVIDQDRSENAVELERAFDELLPVLQSVQPHKLSSTLSAVATALDGRGEQLGDTLVQAANYLEEFNPNLPALHENIRDLGEVAQLYGDISPDLLDALTDTAVTLGTVEEQGPELRGLYAQVTTTSGDVSAFLHANADNLIRLSAESRAPLEVAARYSPSFACTLRALDELTPAMDAVLGKGTDKPGLRMQGSLVTEPRGAYVPGADDPAYTADTGPRCYPSGVTPREGMAPSRPEQGAEALVPDRGGDDVDLGLPNSPQERQLLSTLLAGELGVGVDRVPEWSSVLVGPVYRGTEVTLK, translated from the coding sequence ATGAGGACGACACGACTGCGCAAGCTCGGAGTCCGGCTCACGGGAGTCGTGTTCTGCCTCGTCCTCGTGCTGCTGGTGGATCTGTCGGTGCGCATCTACGACAAGGAGTTCACGACGTCGGTGTCGGTCACGCTGCAGACCGACCGCGTGGGCAACCAGCTGCGGCAGTACTCCGACGTCAAGGCCCGCGGCGTGCTCGTCGGCGAGGTCCGCTCGATCACGGCGGTGCCCGACGGCGCCGAGATCGAGCTGGCCCTCGACCCCGACACCGTGTCGCGCCTGCCGAAGGACGTGACGGCCCTGCTCGTGCCGAAGACGCTGTTCGGCGAGCGGTACGTGCAGCTGTCCATTCCCGACGACTCGACCGCCGCGCCGCTGGCCGACGGCGACGTGATCGACCAGGACCGTTCGGAGAACGCGGTCGAGCTGGAGCGCGCGTTCGACGAGCTGCTTCCCGTGCTCCAGTCCGTGCAACCGCACAAGCTCTCCAGCACCCTCAGCGCCGTGGCCACCGCCCTCGACGGGCGTGGTGAGCAGCTCGGCGACACGTTGGTGCAGGCGGCGAACTACCTGGAGGAGTTCAATCCGAACCTGCCCGCGCTGCACGAGAACATCCGCGACCTCGGCGAGGTGGCCCAGCTCTACGGCGACATCTCCCCCGACCTGCTCGACGCGCTCACCGACACCGCGGTGACGCTCGGCACGGTGGAGGAGCAGGGACCCGAACTGCGCGGCCTGTACGCGCAGGTGACCACGACCTCGGGCGACGTCAGCGCGTTCCTGCACGCCAACGCCGACAACCTCATCCGCCTGTCCGCCGAGAGCCGAGCGCCGCTGGAGGTCGCCGCCCGCTACTCGCCGAGCTTCGCCTGCACGCTGCGCGCGCTCGACGAGTTGACCCCCGCCATGGACGCCGTCCTGGGCAAGGGCACGGACAAGCCGGGACTGCGCATGCAGGGCAGTCTCGTCACCGAACCGCGTGGCGCGTACGTCCCCGGTGCCGACGATCCCGCCTACACCGCCGACACCGGGCCGCGCTGCTATCCCAGCGGCGTCACTCCACGCGAAGGCATGGCGCCTTCCCGGCCCGAACAGGGTGCCGAGGCACTGGTTCCCGACCGCGGCGGCGACGACGTGGACCTCGGGCTGCCGAACTCACCCCAGGAACGTCAGCTGCTGTCCACCCTGCTCGCCGGGGAGCTCGGCGTCGGCGTCGACCGGGTGCCCGAGTGGAGCAGTGTCCTCGTGGGACCCGTCTACCGGGGCACGGAGGTGACCCTGAAGTGA
- a CDS encoding MlaE family ABC transporter permease encodes MTTTPARPRAVRGLASLDRRLSFLDTIGEAVLFSLRALAWVPRALRRYPREIVRLLAEVSFGSGALAVIGGTVGVMVGMTMFTGVVVGLQGYTAMNQVGTAAFAGFISAYFNTREIAPLVAGLALSATVGCGFTAQLGAMRISEEVDALEVMGVPSVPYLVTTRIIAGFCAIIPLYAVGLLTSYVASRQITVWFYGQSEGTYDHYFSLFLPPEDVLWSFGKVLIFSVVVVLTHCYYGYHARGGPAGVGVAVGRGVRTAIVAVALLDFFASLAIWGATTTVRVAG; translated from the coding sequence GTGACGACCACACCTGCACGGCCGCGCGCCGTCCGAGGGCTGGCGAGTCTCGACCGGAGACTGTCGTTCCTGGACACCATCGGCGAAGCGGTGCTGTTCAGCCTGCGGGCCCTGGCCTGGGTTCCCCGCGCGCTGCGGCGCTATCCACGCGAGATCGTGCGGCTGCTCGCCGAGGTGAGCTTCGGCAGCGGCGCGCTCGCGGTGATCGGCGGCACGGTCGGCGTCATGGTCGGCATGACCATGTTCACCGGGGTGGTCGTGGGCCTGCAGGGCTACACAGCCATGAACCAGGTGGGCACGGCGGCGTTCGCGGGCTTCATCTCCGCGTACTTCAACACCCGCGAGATCGCGCCGCTCGTCGCGGGCCTCGCGCTGTCGGCGACCGTGGGCTGCGGGTTCACGGCCCAGCTCGGTGCGATGCGGATCTCCGAGGAGGTCGACGCGCTGGAGGTGATGGGTGTGCCGAGTGTGCCGTACCTCGTGACCACCCGCATCATCGCCGGGTTCTGCGCGATCATCCCGCTCTACGCCGTCGGGCTGCTGACGTCGTACGTGGCGTCACGCCAGATCACGGTGTGGTTCTACGGCCAGTCCGAAGGCACCTACGACCACTACTTCTCGCTCTTCCTCCCGCCCGAGGACGTCCTCTGGTCGTTCGGGAAGGTGCTCATCTTCAGCGTCGTGGTGGTGCTGACGCACTGCTACTACGGCTACCACGCCCGAGGCGGTCCGGCGGGGGTCGGAGTCGCCGTCGGCCGTGGGGTCCGCACCGCCATCGTGGCGGTGGCCCTGCTGGACTTCTTCGCCAGCCTCGCCATCTGGGGTGCCACGACGACCGTGCGGGTGGCGGGATGA
- a CDS encoding MCE family protein yields the protein MWTRLNRLRNARIVTVLVVAAVVTAGALWWVFGTPSDKTVTAYFDRAVGVYAGSDVKVLGVRVGEVVEVTPEPSRVRLTLSVAADTPVARETRALIVSPSVVADRYVQLSDLARGGPRLDDGAVIPRSRTAVPVELDELYESLDDLATALGPDGANADGALSDLLDTGADVLHGNGESFAQTVRNFGDLTRTLADSDDDLFATVESLAAFTAMLAGNDTQVREATEQLSNVADILATDKEELSAALATLGDALADLQSFVADHRAALKSGVDDLADLTQIVVERRASLAEALDVAPAAAENAYNTFDPRSGTLQGRINPLEYAENASGGGR from the coding sequence GTGTGGACCCGGCTGAATCGGCTACGGAACGCACGGATCGTCACGGTGCTCGTCGTGGCCGCCGTCGTGACGGCCGGAGCGCTGTGGTGGGTGTTCGGCACCCCGAGCGACAAGACCGTGACGGCGTACTTCGACCGCGCCGTCGGCGTGTACGCCGGCTCGGACGTGAAGGTGCTCGGGGTCCGCGTCGGCGAGGTCGTGGAGGTGACCCCCGAACCGTCGCGGGTACGGCTGACGCTGTCCGTGGCCGCCGACACGCCCGTGGCCCGCGAGACGCGGGCGCTCATCGTCTCGCCCAGCGTGGTGGCCGACCGTTACGTGCAGCTCTCCGACCTCGCACGTGGTGGCCCGCGCCTCGACGACGGCGCCGTGATCCCCCGCTCGCGCACCGCCGTGCCGGTGGAACTCGACGAGCTGTACGAGAGCCTCGACGACCTCGCCACCGCGCTCGGCCCCGACGGGGCCAACGCCGACGGGGCGTTGTCCGACCTCCTCGACACCGGCGCCGACGTGCTGCACGGCAACGGGGAGTCGTTCGCGCAGACCGTGCGCAACTTCGGTGACCTGACCCGCACACTCGCCGACTCCGACGACGACCTCTTCGCCACCGTCGAGTCGCTGGCCGCGTTCACGGCGATGCTGGCGGGCAACGACACCCAGGTGCGCGAGGCGACCGAGCAGCTGTCGAACGTGGCCGACATCCTCGCCACCGACAAGGAGGAACTGTCGGCCGCACTCGCGACCCTCGGCGACGCGCTGGCCGACCTGCAATCGTTCGTCGCCGACCACCGCGCCGCACTGAAGTCCGGTGTGGATGATCTCGCCGACCTCACTCAAATCGTGGTGGAACGGCGCGCCTCCCTCGCCGAGGCGCTCGACGTCGCCCCCGCCGCCGCGGAGAACGCCTACAACACCTTCGACCCCCGCAGCGGCACGCTCCAGGGCCGCATCAACCCGCTGGAGTACGCGGAAAACGCCTCGGGAGGTGGGCGGTGA
- a CDS encoding MCE family protein, protein MTSFRERNPLTLGVVGTVLLAGVTVATVNYEYLPLVGGGTTYQAEFSEAAGLLPSNEVRVAGIKVGEVTDVELAEDRVLVSFRVSDAWVGNRTTAEIKIKTLLGQKYLALHPTGDAVLDPDQPIPLGRTTTPYDVTTAFERLASTAGAIDTDRLAESFRTLSETFDGAEEHVRGALDGLTALSTTIASRDDELFELLDNAHTVADVLADSSDEFERLIEDGNLLLTELDQRRDAIHQLLTGARDLAEQISGLVADNAEQLGPTLDSLNDVTDILQRHRDDLDRTLELAGPYFRVVNNAVGSGRWLDAYLCGLVPDNRAPCVPPDRR, encoded by the coding sequence ATGACGTCCTTCCGCGAACGCAACCCGCTGACCCTCGGCGTCGTGGGCACGGTCCTGCTGGCCGGTGTCACCGTCGCGACGGTCAACTACGAGTACCTGCCACTCGTCGGAGGCGGCACGACCTACCAGGCCGAGTTCTCCGAGGCCGCCGGACTCCTGCCGTCCAACGAGGTGCGCGTCGCCGGGATCAAGGTGGGCGAGGTCACCGACGTCGAGCTCGCCGAGGACCGCGTGCTCGTCTCCTTCCGCGTCAGCGACGCGTGGGTCGGCAACCGGACGACCGCCGAAATCAAGATCAAGACATTGCTGGGGCAGAAGTACCTCGCCCTGCACCCCACCGGCGACGCCGTGCTCGACCCCGACCAGCCGATCCCGCTCGGCCGCACCACCACGCCCTACGACGTCACCACCGCGTTCGAACGCCTCGCGAGCACCGCGGGCGCCATCGACACCGACCGGCTCGCCGAGAGCTTCCGCACGCTCAGCGAGACGTTCGACGGCGCCGAGGAGCACGTCCGCGGCGCCCTCGACGGCCTCACCGCGCTGTCGACGACCATCGCGTCGCGGGACGACGAACTGTTCGAACTGCTCGACAACGCGCACACCGTGGCCGACGTGCTCGCCGACTCCAGCGACGAGTTCGAACGCCTCATCGAGGACGGCAACCTCCTGCTCACCGAACTCGACCAGCGACGCGACGCCATCCACCAGCTCCTCACGGGCGCGCGCGACCTCGCCGAGCAGATCTCCGGGCTCGTCGCCGACAACGCCGAGCAACTCGGCCCCACACTCGACTCGCTGAACGACGTCACCGACATCCTCCAGCGGCACCGCGACGACCTGGACCGGACGCTCGAACTCGCCGGACCGTACTTCCGCGTCGTGAACAACGCCGTGGGCAGCGGCCGCTGGCTCGACGCCTACCTGTGCGGGCTCGTTCCCGACAACCGTGCTCCCTGCGTACCACCGGATCGGAGGTGA
- a CDS encoding arginase family protein: MRVHAVAQWQGAGWPNAVSRLPAGCAELASLTEELLDTPVLRVPVGAEGSPTEHGVRNRAALLDNRTAQLAALENPEGPVLTLGGDCGSDLVPIGVARYRYGPGLGVLWFDAHADANTADTSPSAAFHGMVLRALLGEGDDEFVANPAVEPGRAVLVGTRSFDRSEAEAVRSGLLRHVPPPARPEQVVTAVRESGAEALYVHVDVDVLDPNAFAGTHYHEPGGLTIERLVACLDALAEFRVVGAAITECTASDRMEASALVPVVDALARRLRA; encoded by the coding sequence ATGCGTGTTCATGCCGTGGCGCAGTGGCAGGGAGCGGGTTGGCCGAACGCGGTGTCCCGGCTGCCCGCCGGATGCGCGGAACTCGCCTCACTCACCGAGGAGCTGCTGGACACACCGGTGTTGCGGGTGCCCGTCGGTGCCGAGGGTTCACCGACCGAGCACGGTGTCCGCAACCGTGCCGCGCTGCTGGACAACCGGACCGCGCAGCTGGCCGCTCTGGAGAATCCGGAGGGGCCCGTCCTGACCCTGGGTGGTGACTGCGGGAGCGACCTCGTGCCGATCGGGGTCGCCCGCTACCGGTACGGGCCGGGGCTCGGGGTGCTGTGGTTCGACGCGCACGCCGATGCGAACACGGCCGACACCTCACCGTCCGCCGCCTTCCACGGCATGGTGCTGAGGGCGCTGCTGGGCGAGGGGGACGACGAGTTCGTGGCGAACCCGGCGGTCGAACCCGGCCGCGCGGTGCTGGTGGGCACGCGATCGTTCGACCGGTCGGAGGCGGAGGCCGTGCGGTCCGGGCTGCTCCGCCACGTGCCGCCGCCCGCCCGGCCGGAGCAGGTGGTCACCGCCGTGCGCGAGTCCGGCGCGGAGGCCCTGTACGTCCACGTCGACGTCGACGTGCTCGATCCGAACGCGTTCGCGGGCACGCACTACCACGAACCCGGCGGCCTCACCATCGAACGCCTCGTCGCCTGCCTCGACGCGCTCGCGGAGTTCCGCGTCGTCGGCGCCGCGATCACGGAGTGCACGGCGTCCGACCGGATGGAGGCGTCGGCGCTGGTCCCTGTGGTGGACGCGCTGGCCCGCCGCCTGAGGGCCTGA
- a CDS encoding MCE family protein: MTRRTAFGSVAVLACLLVGGCAAPEFGGVQDLPLPGGADLGDEPYRVMAHFDDVLDLVPHAAVKVNDVPVGRVASIELADGDDWQAKVVLLVNGDVDLPADTLANIRQSSLLGEKFVELAAPDHDEPRASLADGDLIPVSRTNRHVEVEEVFGALSLLLNGGGIAQLRTINHELNQVMTGNEAEIKEFLSHVDHLVSDLDDHRDEIVAALDGLNRLSTTLSEREDAIRGALNDLTPGLEELRDQREQLVTMLESLDELSDVAVDVIHKTREDLVADLEALAPTLDGLADAGQSLPRSLEILATFPFTDTVLDGIEGDYLNTFVEVVPTDGYTAPIPLLPLPTTDSPAEEGDR, encoded by the coding sequence GTGACGCGACGAACCGCGTTCGGGAGTGTGGCCGTGCTCGCCTGCCTGCTGGTCGGCGGGTGTGCCGCACCGGAGTTCGGAGGCGTGCAGGACCTGCCCCTGCCCGGCGGCGCCGACCTCGGCGACGAGCCGTACCGGGTGATGGCGCACTTCGACGACGTGCTGGACCTCGTGCCGCACGCGGCCGTGAAGGTCAACGACGTGCCCGTCGGCCGGGTCGCGTCGATCGAGCTCGCCGACGGCGACGACTGGCAGGCGAAGGTCGTCCTGCTCGTCAACGGCGACGTCGACCTGCCCGCCGACACGCTCGCCAACATCCGCCAGTCGAGCCTGCTCGGTGAGAAGTTCGTCGAACTCGCCGCACCCGACCACGACGAACCCCGCGCCTCCCTCGCCGACGGCGATCTCATCCCCGTGTCGCGCACCAACCGCCACGTCGAGGTCGAGGAGGTCTTCGGCGCGCTGTCGCTGCTGCTCAACGGCGGCGGTATCGCCCAGCTGCGCACGATCAACCACGAGCTCAACCAGGTGATGACCGGCAACGAGGCCGAGATCAAGGAGTTCCTCTCGCACGTCGATCACCTCGTGTCCGATCTGGACGACCACCGCGACGAGATCGTGGCCGCTCTCGACGGCCTGAACCGGCTCTCGACCACCCTCTCCGAGCGTGAGGACGCCATCCGGGGCGCACTCAACGACCTCACCCCCGGGCTGGAGGAACTGCGCGACCAGCGCGAGCAGCTCGTCACCATGCTGGAGTCGCTCGACGAGCTCTCCGACGTCGCCGTGGACGTGATCCACAAGACCAGGGAGGACCTCGTGGCCGACCTGGAAGCACTCGCCCCCACGCTCGACGGGCTCGCCGACGCCGGGCAGTCCCTGCCCCGCTCGCTGGAGATCCTCGCGACGTTCCCGTTCACCGACACCGTGCTCGACGGCATCGAGGGCGACTACCTCAACACGTTCGTCGAGGTCGTGCCCACCGACGGCTACACCGCGCCGATTCCCCTGCTCCCGCTGCCGACCACCGACTCCCCCGCCGAGGAAGGTGATCGCTGA
- a CDS encoding MCE family protein, whose protein sequence is MLTRRIRTQLVAFVVVALTATAFVGANYAGLGRLFGAGGPIVRLQLADGGGLFRGSEVTYRGVAVGEVEGLRLTDDGMEADLLLHDDAPPIPANSRAVVANRSAVGEQYVDLQPRTGQGPYLTDGSVIPETSTAVPLGVDALLGNLTAFTESLPTESLQTVVDELYTAFQGTGDDLQVLLDSSREFTRTATEYLPQTSALIQDGATVLRTQAESADAWRSFAHDAKDFAAELADADGDLRELIAHAPTAAVEVSALLRDTDPGLSVLVANLLTTSHLFSSRVDGMEHLFVMLPKATAATSAALDGDEFSVALSFFEPLPCVRGYEGTRYRNGEDTGDAPFNTDARCTLPSGSAPARTSQHVPQGGLPLVARPGVLTGDDNTRESLEDLLWLDEE, encoded by the coding sequence ATGCTCACCCGACGCATCAGGACCCAACTCGTCGCGTTCGTGGTCGTGGCGCTCACCGCCACCGCGTTCGTCGGCGCCAACTACGCGGGGCTCGGACGGCTCTTCGGTGCGGGCGGCCCGATCGTGCGCCTCCAACTCGCCGACGGCGGAGGGCTCTTCCGCGGAAGCGAGGTGACCTACCGCGGCGTGGCCGTCGGCGAGGTCGAGGGCCTGCGGCTCACCGACGACGGCATGGAGGCCGACCTCCTGCTCCACGACGACGCCCCTCCCATCCCGGCGAACTCGCGGGCCGTCGTCGCCAACCGCTCGGCCGTCGGCGAGCAGTACGTGGATCTGCAACCCCGCACCGGGCAGGGCCCCTACCTGACCGACGGATCGGTGATCCCCGAGACGTCGACCGCGGTACCGCTGGGTGTGGACGCGCTGCTCGGCAACCTCACCGCGTTCACCGAGTCGTTGCCCACGGAGTCGCTGCAGACGGTGGTGGACGAGCTCTACACCGCCTTCCAGGGCACCGGCGACGACCTCCAGGTGCTGCTCGACTCCTCGCGCGAGTTCACCCGGACCGCCACCGAGTACCTGCCGCAGACCTCCGCCCTCATCCAGGACGGGGCCACCGTGCTGCGCACCCAGGCGGAGTCGGCCGACGCCTGGCGGTCGTTCGCTCACGACGCCAAAGACTTCGCCGCCGAACTCGCCGACGCGGACGGCGACCTGCGCGAGCTCATCGCCCACGCCCCCACGGCCGCCGTCGAGGTGAGCGCACTGCTGCGCGACACCGACCCCGGCCTGTCGGTGCTCGTGGCGAACCTGCTGACGACGTCCCACCTGTTCTCGTCCCGAGTGGACGGCATGGAGCACCTGTTCGTGATGCTGCCGAAGGCCACGGCCGCCACGTCGGCCGCCCTCGACGGCGACGAGTTCTCGGTGGCCCTGTCGTTCTTCGAACCCTTGCCGTGCGTGCGGGGATACGAGGGCACCCGGTACCGCAACGGCGAGGACACCGGCGACGCGCCGTTCAACACCGACGCGCGCTGCACGCTGCCGTCCGGCTCCGCACCCGCGCGCACCTCGCAGCACGTACCCCAGGGCGGGCTGCCGCTCGTGGCCCGGCCCGGCGTCCTCACCGGTGACGACAACACCCGCGAATCGCTGGAGGACCTGCTGTGGCTCGACGAGGAGTGA
- a CDS encoding MCE family protein has protein sequence MRNLAGPLLKGLAFILVTTVATALLALSISNVGVDDRTSYSARFTDVTSLNPGDDVRIAGVRVGQVDELEIVDRHLARVHFSVESGRRLPADTTAIIRYRNMLGQRYVALERGEYPEPAHLDPGAEIPLDRTRPALDLTELFQGFQPLFSALDPEEVNQLSGEIVQVLQGESGTVESLLAHTGSLTATLADRDKVIGEVITNLNSVLDTINTEGDALTTLVSTLQDLVSGLADDRAAIGESVEGMAELTTATAGLFDLARRPLKESIAELGEVSDTLVSGSDDLERFLVTTPEKFTAIGRTASYGSFLNVYLCEAVLLTDPPTGIHDGPLPARCGR, from the coding sequence GTGAGAAATCTGGCCGGTCCCCTGCTCAAGGGACTCGCGTTCATCCTGGTGACCACGGTCGCGACGGCGTTACTCGCGCTGTCGATCTCGAACGTCGGGGTGGACGACCGGACCTCGTACAGCGCGCGGTTCACCGACGTCACCTCGCTCAACCCGGGCGACGACGTGCGGATCGCGGGAGTACGCGTCGGGCAGGTGGACGAGTTGGAGATCGTCGACCGGCACCTCGCCCGCGTGCACTTCTCGGTGGAGTCGGGCCGACGGCTTCCCGCCGACACCACGGCGATCATCCGCTACCGCAACATGCTGGGCCAGCGCTACGTCGCCCTCGAACGCGGCGAGTACCCCGAGCCCGCGCATCTCGACCCGGGCGCGGAGATCCCCCTGGACCGCACTCGACCGGCGTTGGACCTCACCGAACTGTTCCAGGGCTTCCAGCCGCTGTTCTCCGCGCTCGACCCGGAGGAGGTCAACCAGCTCTCCGGCGAGATCGTCCAGGTGTTGCAGGGCGAGAGCGGCACCGTGGAGAGCCTGCTCGCCCACACCGGCTCGTTGACCGCCACACTCGCCGACCGCGACAAGGTGATCGGCGAGGTGATCACGAACCTCAACTCGGTGCTCGACACCATCAACACCGAGGGCGACGCCCTCACCACACTCGTGTCGACGCTGCAGGACCTCGTGTCCGGGCTCGCCGACGACCGCGCGGCCATCGGCGAGTCCGTCGAGGGCATGGCGGAGCTCACCACGGCCACGGCCGGGCTGTTCGACCTGGCGCGCCGGCCGCTCAAGGAGAGCATCGCCGAACTGGGCGAGGTGTCCGACACCCTGGTGTCCGGTTCGGACGACCTGGAACGGTTCCTCGTCACCACGCCGGAGAAGTTCACCGCGATCGGCCGCACCGCCTCCTACGGCTCGTTCCTCAACGTCTACCTCTGCGAAGCGGTGCTGCTCACCGATCCCCCCACCGGTATCCACGACGGACCCCTGCCCGCGAGGTGCGGCCGATGA